ATAGAAATCGCCCCTGACAGGATCATTCTGGCATCGGCCATGGAACCTCAGAAAGACGCCGAAAGGCTCTCGCAGATGCTCAAAATACCGCTCAATGAAGACAGATTCTTCATGGAAGCCCATGTAAACCTCAGACCGTTGGATTTCTCCCTAGTAAACCTTTAATCATTCTACCTTGTGCAGACTACGTTCCATGGCAGGATGACGTTCCTGAGATAGAGGTCGGTTAGATTGTGTCCTTATTTTTCTGTGAATTCCTAGCGGTCGTTTAAGGAGCGGCCATCATCCCCTCAATTGGGTATTGTTTTAATGACCAGATCAACCCAAACCCAAAGGAAGAAGACGATGGCCACAGGTAAGTTGACACAAACTGAGACGAATGTCCAAAGGTTACTCTGCGATAATGATGCCATGCGTAAAGATGGTAGAGGATAGAATCCAGGAACTCGTTGAAGCAGAGTTTGGGAAGCACATGGGTAGGAAGCCCTAAGATTAACTGATTATACATGCTATTTAAGAACGATTATTGCTCAAGGATCACCCCGGTCCTGCCGGGTTTCTTGATCTGGTACAGGAATAAACCGGAGATAACGGAGAAGGGGAGGTACGAAGACCTCCCCTTATATCACTTAGCTAGAATAATTCTAGTTACGATCTTTGCTTGTCGTTGGCAAAGTCCACTTTGAGCTGACGGCCGTCCATTTCCTGTCCGTTCATCGCCTCCATGGCTGCCTTTGCTTCTTCATCGGTTCCAAAGGTCACAAAACCGAATCCTCTTGACCTTCCTGAGTCTCTTTCGGTGATGACTTTTGCTTCTTCAATAGTACCATACTCCTCGAAAGCCTTGCTCAGACTATTATCATCCGTTGCCCAGGCTAATCCTCCAACAAACAGTTTCTTACCCATTCGAACTCCTGTTCCCGGGACTTCCGTCCCTAAGTACCATGCGGCATCAATGCCGCTGTTGCCCCTAAAGCAGGGGCGTGCCAACCGGGATACGGCCCGGAACCGTGCTGTAAAACAACAGCAATCTGATGTGAAACAAGCTCTTTTCACTTTTGCGATGATAGTTTTGGAATTAACGAGGAAGATGAGTGAGAAATTACGTAAATCCTTCTAAACACTACAATCAATTAAAAATATCTATCTTTCACATTACAGCAGTAATATACAATTAAGTTTCTAATATGCAATTCTTTAGAAAGTCCGGAATTGTAAAGCCGATGCTAACGAGTGAATAACCATAAATGCATTCTGGACAAATCAGGATTATTAGAGACTTTTCCGTGGCCTGTGAATTGTATCAGAGGATTAGGAATCATCATATGCTTGGAATGGCTAAGCAAGAACCATGAAGATACTGACGCCTTGTGCGGAATAGTCACCGCTCGTAAATAACCGGGGAGCCTTT
The Candidatus Aegiribacteria sp. genome window above contains:
- a CDS encoding RNA-binding protein, with protein sequence MGKKLFVGGLAWATDDNSLSKAFEEYGTIEEAKVITERDSGRSRGFGFVTFGTDEEAKAAMEAMNGQEMDGRQLKVDFANDKQRS